A window of the Leptospira brenneri genome harbors these coding sequences:
- a CDS encoding PAS domain-containing sensor histidine kinase gives MNEFLEKIKSFFKDEDSFFDAKQLLQQNWHKFVPQYFDKILETRANAIFVLDQDQNYTYVNSSAEKMVEKSAIQMLGQNVWSLFPDLDSTEFGKKLSYAIKNREPFHSDEFFLESKGWFATQVFPQENFTILIATEITSEKNAKDNYSQVLNKNKAILSALPDKLYGIRKDGSVIDHKEFPDFKGWDSLHEGKEIKFTQIQNLFPTRKLSEIESILEQVLDVGGTKTFEYSIEDYDGEKYFEARFTKTGEDDVLAIVRNITERKKAEALKNEFISLVSHELRTPLTSIKGSIDLLLAGVAGELSNQTKSLLNICRKNTQRLVRFVTDLLDIEALDSGNINFKFRTYRLEEILQSSVDGMRTFAEQYHVLLNYDQNFPSTSVYVDEDRLNHCITNLISNAVKYTPKFSEVYITVIPTETHARILIKDNGPGIDPNFAPRLFHRFAQGAPPKDKLVGGSGLGLSITKGFVEAMKGKIFFTSDDKGTEFTIEFPIIQPGSIPAGYNQ, from the coding sequence ATGAATGAATTTCTGGAAAAAATCAAAAGCTTTTTCAAGGATGAAGACAGCTTTTTTGATGCAAAGCAACTTCTGCAACAAAATTGGCACAAATTTGTCCCTCAATACTTCGACAAAATCCTGGAAACTCGTGCAAATGCCATATTTGTTCTGGATCAAGACCAAAATTATACCTATGTGAACTCTTCTGCAGAAAAGATGGTTGAGAAATCCGCCATTCAGATGTTAGGGCAGAATGTTTGGAGTTTGTTTCCAGACCTTGATTCAACCGAATTTGGTAAAAAATTATCTTATGCCATCAAAAATAGAGAACCATTCCACTCAGATGAGTTCTTTTTGGAATCTAAAGGATGGTTTGCTACCCAAGTTTTTCCCCAAGAAAACTTTACCATCCTCATTGCGACTGAAATCACTTCCGAAAAAAATGCTAAGGACAATTATAGCCAAGTTCTTAACAAAAACAAAGCAATCTTAAGTGCACTTCCGGACAAATTGTACGGTATTCGTAAAGATGGATCCGTTATCGATCACAAAGAATTCCCGGACTTTAAAGGTTGGGATTCCCTACACGAAGGAAAAGAAATTAAATTCACTCAAATTCAAAATCTTTTCCCTACCAGAAAACTTTCCGAAATAGAATCCATTTTGGAGCAAGTTTTAGACGTTGGCGGAACCAAAACATTCGAGTATTCGATTGAAGATTACGATGGAGAAAAATACTTTGAAGCTCGTTTCACCAAAACAGGGGAAGATGATGTTCTTGCCATCGTTCGAAATATTACGGAAAGGAAAAAAGCAGAAGCTTTAAAAAACGAATTCATTAGTTTAGTGAGTCATGAATTACGCACTCCCCTAACCTCTATCAAAGGATCGATTGATTTACTACTAGCTGGGGTTGCTGGTGAATTATCTAACCAAACAAAATCACTTTTAAACATTTGTCGAAAGAACACACAAAGGTTAGTCCGTTTTGTAACGGACTTACTGGATATCGAAGCTTTGGATTCGGGAAATATCAATTTCAAATTCCGCACCTATCGATTAGAAGAAATATTACAAAGTTCCGTGGACGGAATGAGAACCTTCGCAGAACAGTATCATGTTTTACTAAATTATGATCAAAATTTTCCCTCCACTTCTGTTTATGTAGATGAAGATAGGTTAAATCATTGTATTACGAATCTTATTTCCAATGCAGTGAAATACACTCCCAAATTTTCAGAAGTATACATTACTGTTATTCCCACAGAAACTCATGCACGAATTTTGATTAAAGACAATGGCCCTGGAATTGATCCCAATTTTGCACCAAGACTATTTCACCGATTTGCACAAGGAGCACCTCCGAAAGATAAATTAGTTGGTGGATCTGGACTTGGACTTTCCATTACCAAAGGATTTGTAGAAGCAATGAAAGGAAAAATATTTTTCACTTCTGATGATAAAGGAACCGAATTTACGATTGAGTTTCCTATCATACAACCTGGATCGATTCCGGCTGGATACAACCAATGA
- a CDS encoding ABC transporter ATP-binding protein, whose translation MIQVSNLSKFYGEKRAISGLNFKLEKGEIVGLLGLNGAGKTTTIRILTGYLIPSAGDASIDGKSIFDFPLEAKQKIGYLPETPPLYEDMTITEYLQFVGRIKKIEENKLDSEIEKVLNKTNITTVKDKLIGTLSLGYRKRVGISQAILGDPEIVIMDEPISGLDPKQIVEIRNLIRSLAGDHTVLISSHILTEIYKTCDKFLFLHKGSLKQELSLTRLEEEMNRLAGWEVGLSGKNSDELLNFMKSVIGDGDSLSELGTNKEEIQFLVRTVDPKQFKESLFSKALANGIQIESLKKQEVSLEQIFMEKI comes from the coding sequence ATGATTCAAGTCAGCAATTTATCAAAATTTTACGGCGAAAAACGAGCCATCTCAGGGCTCAATTTTAAATTAGAAAAAGGTGAAATTGTCGGTCTTTTGGGCCTGAATGGAGCCGGAAAAACCACTACAATTCGCATTCTCACGGGGTATTTGATTCCCAGTGCGGGAGATGCTTCGATTGATGGAAAGTCCATATTTGACTTTCCATTGGAAGCAAAACAGAAAATCGGTTATCTTCCGGAAACTCCACCTCTCTATGAAGACATGACAATCACGGAGTATCTTCAGTTTGTAGGTCGAATCAAAAAAATCGAAGAGAACAAACTTGATTCTGAGATAGAAAAGGTTCTTAATAAAACTAACATTACGACTGTTAAAGATAAACTAATAGGGACTTTGTCTCTTGGGTATCGCAAACGTGTCGGTATATCTCAAGCAATCCTTGGAGATCCTGAAATTGTGATTATGGACGAACCCATTTCGGGACTTGATCCAAAACAAATTGTGGAGATTCGTAACTTAATTCGTAGTCTCGCAGGAGATCATACAGTTCTTATTTCTAGCCATATCCTTACAGAGATTTATAAAACTTGTGATAAGTTTTTATTTTTACACAAAGGAAGTTTGAAACAAGAACTATCTCTGACTCGTTTGGAAGAAGAGATGAATCGCCTCGCCGGTTGGGAAGTTGGATTATCAGGAAAAAATTCTGATGAACTTTTGAATTTTATGAAATCAGTAATTGGTGATGGGGATAGTTTATCTGAGCTCGGAACCAATAAAGAAGAAATACAATTTTTGGTTCGAACCGTCGATCCTAAACAATTTAAAGAATCTTTATTCTCAAAAGCATTGGCGAATGGAATTCAAATTGAATCTTTAAAAAAACAAGAAGTGTCCTTAGAACAGATTTTTATGGAGAAAATATGA
- a CDS encoding ABC transporter permease has protein sequence MNWQTAVWIYKKELRLFFGTYMGPLVLGGTAFLNALFVMILNFNGTANYEIATYITFISFMTTILIAMVIISMGSIVEERNKGTLELLFTSPVTDLEIVFGKFLFGVTVCGIITIFINGLFPLLLYSFWKAPFYMVASGSVGVFLLGVFTFTIGMFGSSLGKNQMISLLISVLIILTLWVVGYFSHLFQATTRKVLFHLHIFSHFAAFAKGVVPLTGIVFFLSGTFLFLYLTVKVLESRRWRG, from the coding sequence ATGAACTGGCAAACGGCTGTTTGGATCTATAAAAAAGAATTACGATTATTTTTTGGAACATATATGGGACCTTTGGTTCTGGGCGGAACTGCATTTCTCAATGCACTTTTCGTGATGATTTTAAACTTTAATGGTACTGCCAATTATGAAATTGCAACTTACATCACATTCATTTCTTTTATGACAACCATTCTCATTGCTATGGTGATCATATCTATGGGATCGATTGTAGAAGAAAGAAACAAAGGAACATTAGAATTACTTTTTACTTCCCCAGTTACCGATTTAGAGATCGTATTTGGTAAGTTTCTTTTTGGTGTTACGGTTTGTGGAATCATCACCATTTTTATCAATGGATTGTTTCCATTACTTCTATATTCCTTTTGGAAAGCTCCATTTTACATGGTAGCTTCGGGAAGTGTGGGAGTGTTTTTGTTAGGTGTATTTACATTTACCATTGGAATGTTTGGATCAAGTCTTGGGAAAAACCAAATGATATCCTTACTAATATCAGTTTTAATCATACTGACACTTTGGGTTGTGGGATATTTTTCACATTTATTCCAAGCAACAACAAGAAAGGTTTTGTTCCATTTACATATTTTTTCTCACTTCGCTGCTTTTGCAAAAGGAGTAGTCCCTTTGACCGGGATTGTGTTTTTCTTAAGTGGAACATTTTTGTTTTTATACCTTACTGTAAAGGTCTTGGAATCCAGGAGATGGAGGGGGTAG
- a CDS encoding Gldg family protein — translation MFLTADRILPFISLLSLFAYFLFDGMVVDPKRRIIFLGVVFLFLASDTIIRAFSKGLRKEDQNRYIAAGFGIGAFLLSVLRDFLDLKPVAGLNEEVSAIPKVREFLLLCVVLFSIVFLLQIILLEIGKSSLEAQSNLAKSKSSLLQNAVLGFLFVLPIVVAVNYFAIKRNYNFDLSSQGKFSLSQISRNLIKPITKDVTITAFYPRPLEADGPANGDKLTAFALTRVRPDIEILLDQIKAENSHITVQFINADVEVDLLKEFGQVSNGTIFVRSQKQSLLASGTPFAEERVIAKETKDLEDLERKLVGALLNVTTEQKKVYFTVSNGERYGMSFKALPNEQVNRFVSSLQFLNFKVAELGFAQGWPSKLPEDADMLVVLGPTVPFSKEAKDELTKFVLEKNGKLLITMEPKGNEDFVWLLASAGLKYKTSQLIEREEKPGFVVAKRFPDHRLTDLLQKKDMGILFPYSGYLETDSTAPSPLTFKSDTLLESGFEAYTDENNNGKLDPNEKKESKILSIAMTPMTLAGDKTGKIILHSGTSWITDQFIPYAMNSQFSTVSITGLFQDVAVAEIPLKKEELDTISLSDNQKLVAWVIGVFLFPGFILAVGSYFVYSRRKSSMIEV, via the coding sequence ATGTTTTTAACCGCAGATAGAATTTTACCATTTATTAGTTTATTATCACTTTTCGCCTATTTCTTGTTTGATGGAATGGTGGTAGATCCCAAAAGAAGAATTATTTTTTTGGGAGTCGTGTTTTTATTTTTAGCTTCAGATACGATTATCAGAGCCTTTTCCAAAGGACTCCGAAAAGAAGATCAAAATCGATACATCGCTGCTGGATTTGGGATCGGTGCATTTTTATTATCCGTATTACGTGATTTTTTAGATTTAAAACCAGTTGCTGGATTAAATGAAGAAGTCAGCGCCATTCCTAAAGTCAGAGAATTTCTTCTACTTTGTGTGGTTTTATTTTCTATCGTATTTCTTCTGCAAATTATTTTGCTTGAGATCGGAAAGTCATCTTTAGAGGCACAAAGTAATTTAGCCAAATCGAAAAGTTCCCTTTTGCAAAATGCAGTTTTAGGATTTTTGTTTGTTCTTCCGATTGTAGTGGCAGTCAATTATTTTGCGATCAAACGCAATTATAATTTTGATTTGAGTAGCCAGGGTAAATTTTCCCTTTCGCAAATATCTAGAAACTTAATCAAACCAATCACAAAAGATGTTACCATCACTGCCTTTTATCCCCGTCCCTTAGAAGCGGATGGACCTGCAAACGGTGATAAATTAACGGCTTTTGCGCTCACTCGTGTTCGCCCTGATATTGAAATTCTTTTGGACCAAATCAAAGCAGAAAACTCACACATTACAGTGCAGTTTATCAATGCTGACGTTGAAGTGGATTTATTAAAGGAGTTTGGACAGGTTTCCAATGGAACTATCTTTGTTCGTTCCCAAAAACAATCTTTATTAGCATCAGGAACTCCTTTTGCAGAAGAAAGGGTAATTGCAAAAGAAACTAAAGACTTAGAGGACCTAGAACGTAAGTTAGTGGGTGCACTTTTGAATGTTACCACAGAACAGAAAAAGGTTTATTTTACTGTTTCCAATGGAGAAAGATACGGGATGTCTTTTAAGGCACTTCCAAATGAACAAGTAAACCGATTTGTATCTTCTTTACAGTTTCTGAATTTCAAAGTGGCTGAGTTAGGGTTTGCACAAGGTTGGCCTTCGAAATTACCAGAAGATGCAGATATGTTGGTGGTTCTTGGACCAACAGTTCCTTTTTCCAAAGAAGCTAAAGACGAACTCACAAAGTTTGTTCTGGAGAAAAATGGAAAACTTCTCATCACTATGGAGCCCAAAGGAAATGAAGACTTTGTTTGGTTACTTGCGAGTGCTGGTCTTAAATATAAAACTTCACAGTTGATTGAAAGGGAAGAAAAACCTGGGTTTGTTGTGGCGAAACGTTTTCCAGATCACAGACTGACTGATTTACTCCAGAAAAAAGATATGGGGATTTTATTTCCTTACAGTGGTTATTTGGAAACAGATTCAACTGCTCCCTCTCCACTTACTTTTAAGTCCGATACTTTGCTCGAATCTGGTTTTGAAGCTTATACTGATGAAAACAATAATGGAAAATTAGATCCAAACGAAAAGAAAGAAAGTAAAATCTTGTCGATTGCGATGACACCAATGACACTGGCTGGTGACAAAACAGGAAAGATCATTCTTCATTCAGGAACCTCCTGGATAACTGATCAGTTCATTCCTTATGCCATGAATTCTCAATTTTCAACAGTTTCCATCACTGGACTATTTCAAGATGTGGCTGTTGCTGAGATTCCACTCAAAAAAGAAGAGTTGGATACAATTTCTTTGTCCGACAATCAAAAGTTAGTCGCTTGGGTGATTGGGGTGTTTTTGTTTCCTGGATTTATTTTGGCAGTGGGATCTTACTTTGTATATTCCAGAAGAAAAAGTTCTATGATTGAAGTATGA
- a CDS encoding UDP-N-acetylmuramate--L-alanine ligase, whose product MKIFMVGIGGIAMGNLAYMLKQQGHDVSGSDQNLYPPMSDKLVEWGLSPKSGYHKENVKGADLVIIGNAISRGNPEVEEVLNTGMEYMSMAQAIGTFFLKGKKPIVISGTHGKTTTTFLTHWILESIGLKPGLFVGGIRKDGYPGFAIGEGDYFVIEGDEYDSAFFDKSSKFLHYRPYYLAMNALDFDHADIFADLSAIKTMFKRLLNLVPGRGKVFYWKGSKNLVEITKEYKHAPVESFDLGDKNSIFKFEKGVLSEIRTKAKLKPSLIGSHNYRNVEVATRICLEIAPQKRKEIIEAVESFPGVKRRQENLFVSEKSLLVEDFAHHPVAIQETIKAHKEAYPGYKIIALFEPRSATSHRNVFQDDFAKCFKGSDVSVITEVYQVDKVNKSLRLNVKKLVKDIAKNTKKEALYAKDPKEIPTILKKILPKFQKEKVIILAMSNGAFGGIYPELKSLIELRESV is encoded by the coding sequence TTGAAAATCTTTATGGTCGGCATTGGTGGGATTGCTATGGGTAATTTGGCCTATATGCTGAAACAACAAGGTCATGATGTATCTGGATCGGATCAGAATCTTTATCCTCCTATGTCTGATAAGTTGGTGGAATGGGGTTTGTCACCTAAATCGGGTTACCATAAAGAAAATGTAAAAGGTGCGGACTTAGTGATTATTGGGAATGCCATCTCACGTGGTAATCCTGAAGTCGAAGAGGTTCTGAACACGGGAATGGAATATATGAGTATGGCACAAGCGATTGGAACTTTTTTCCTTAAAGGAAAAAAACCAATCGTGATCTCAGGAACTCATGGGAAAACAACGACTACTTTTTTAACACATTGGATTTTGGAATCGATCGGACTCAAACCAGGTTTATTTGTGGGTGGGATTCGCAAAGATGGATATCCAGGATTTGCAATTGGCGAAGGTGACTACTTTGTCATTGAAGGAGATGAATACGATTCTGCATTCTTTGATAAAAGTTCTAAGTTTTTACATTATAGACCATATTATTTAGCGATGAACGCATTGGATTTTGATCATGCTGATATTTTTGCCGATTTAAGTGCAATTAAAACTATGTTCAAACGCCTGTTAAATCTTGTGCCTGGACGGGGAAAGGTGTTCTATTGGAAGGGATCCAAAAATCTGGTGGAGATTACCAAAGAATACAAACATGCACCTGTGGAATCTTTTGATTTAGGGGATAAAAATTCCATTTTTAAATTCGAAAAGGGTGTATTATCCGAGATCAGAACCAAGGCCAAATTAAAACCATCTCTCATTGGTTCGCATAACTATAGAAATGTGGAAGTGGCAACACGTATCTGTTTAGAAATCGCACCTCAAAAAAGAAAAGAAATTATAGAAGCAGTGGAATCCTTTCCCGGTGTCAAACGTAGACAGGAAAATCTTTTTGTTTCTGAAAAAAGTCTACTTGTGGAAGACTTTGCCCACCATCCGGTTGCCATCCAAGAAACCATCAAAGCTCACAAAGAAGCATATCCAGGTTATAAAATCATTGCTCTTTTCGAACCAAGAAGTGCCACTTCACATAGAAATGTTTTCCAAGATGATTTTGCAAAATGTTTTAAAGGAAGCGATGTGAGTGTGATTACAGAAGTTTACCAAGTCGATAAGGTAAACAAATCTCTTCGTCTAAATGTAAAAAAATTAGTAAAAGACATCGCAAAGAATACAAAGAAAGAAGCTTTGTATGCAAAAGATCCCAAAGAAATTCCTACTATCTTAAAAAAGATTCTACCAAAATTCCAAAAGGAAAAAGTCATCATCCTTGCGATGTCGAATGGAGCTTTTGGTGGAATTTATCCTGAATTAAAATCATTAATAGAATTACGAGAATCTGTATGA
- the pheS gene encoding phenylalanine--tRNA ligase subunit alpha: protein MSLSQEIESLVKEAESILSSATSEQELDSLKNQFLGKKGKLTSVLKGLASLSVEEKKTVGKQANEAQTKLESFVEIKRSSLKESFYENQLNQEFFDSLRPLAPKERGSLHPISQIQYEIEDIFTSMGFSVMDGPEVETDENNFGALNFTEDHPARDMQDTFYTEDGNLLRTHTSAIQVRALRKLKPPFRIIAPGRVFRYEEVDASHENTFYQVEGMVVGENISVAHLIYTMETLLSRVFRKEIKTRLRPGYFPFVEPGFELDINCLVCSGDGCSVCKHSGWLELLPCGLVHPNVLEAAGLDSKKWTGFAFGLGLDRLVMMRYGIHDIRYFQSGNLRFLKQF from the coding sequence ATGAGCCTATCCCAAGAAATCGAATCTTTAGTCAAAGAGGCCGAATCTATTTTATCTTCTGCAACCTCAGAACAAGAATTGGATTCTTTAAAAAATCAATTCCTTGGTAAAAAGGGAAAACTCACTTCTGTTTTAAAAGGCCTTGCTTCCTTATCCGTAGAAGAGAAAAAAACAGTGGGGAAACAAGCGAACGAAGCACAAACTAAACTCGAAAGTTTTGTGGAAATAAAACGTTCTTCTTTAAAAGAAAGTTTTTATGAAAACCAACTAAACCAGGAATTTTTTGATAGTTTACGACCGCTTGCTCCTAAAGAACGAGGAAGCCTTCATCCTATTTCCCAAATCCAATACGAAATCGAAGATATCTTTACTTCGATGGGTTTTTCTGTGATGGATGGACCAGAAGTAGAAACCGATGAAAACAATTTCGGGGCTCTCAATTTTACTGAGGATCATCCTGCACGTGATATGCAAGATACCTTCTATACAGAAGATGGAAACTTACTTCGTACTCATACTTCTGCCATCCAAGTGCGTGCCCTTCGCAAACTGAAACCCCCATTTCGAATCATTGCACCCGGTCGTGTGTTTCGATACGAAGAGGTGGATGCATCTCATGAAAATACTTTTTACCAAGTAGAAGGGATGGTTGTGGGCGAAAATATTTCTGTCGCACATTTGATTTATACAATGGAAACACTTCTTTCTCGTGTGTTTCGTAAAGAAATCAAAACTAGACTTCGTCCAGGATACTTTCCTTTTGTGGAACCAGGCTTTGAACTTGATATCAATTGTTTGGTTTGTAGTGGGGATGGTTGCAGTGTATGCAAACATTCCGGTTGGTTGGAACTCCTCCCTTGTGGTCTTGTCCACCCCAATGTTTTAGAAGCAGCAGGACTTGATTCTAAAAAATGGACTGGGTTTGCCTTTGGGCTTGGACTGGATCGACTTGTCATGATGCGATACGGAATCCATGACATTCGTTATTTCCAATCTGGGAATTTACGATTTTTAAAACAGTTTTGA
- a CDS encoding thiolase C-terminal domain-containing protein gives MHPILLGVADTIESEFDSEVYKNLSPLEKYHSLLFRSVDKLFGYLGTDRAKMAPYLTDFVSIEAQSLGREGYGFTVKDSNDLGFGGLACHTVDLGGASVGGAIQQAHTIVKANPYAVVLVAAADVPKSVFKQVSDLKRLTATVCHKDWEMPYGATLIGLYSLLCERMMFDTGVTSEDLEEITKHFRGLAETNPRAFQYQKPLTEKQLKKPLSGVYSTPMIAIVTDHGFATLITSETMKQKLIENKIIKKDAEHIYLAGSGHSAHAEYFIQKKDLKSPAALACERAVASSGWKRSDIDYAWIYDCFTGMIIHEAGLYFGVSPKETATALRKGKISNGTKDIPINLGGGILNYQAAMALSGATGLIDIVSQYGLAVDPIPEKLENPPNVSLLGGNGGIDSINSVVIFSKEKPKSEAKEPLTLKPLEVNVPMPKVGEKATILTASTIYFNPGGEKKPPYLIVCSTKENGEMVLTNLFSKDGSEIVSKEGLVLGKSKIEFQEKDGKIQAILLE, from the coding sequence ATGCACCCAATTCTCCTCGGTGTCGCAGACACCATCGAATCTGAATTTGATTCGGAAGTTTACAAAAATCTTTCTCCTTTAGAAAAATACCACTCACTCCTTTTTCGTTCCGTAGATAAACTTTTTGGATATCTCGGAACAGATCGTGCTAAAATGGCACCATATCTAACAGATTTTGTTTCTATCGAAGCTCAATCTCTTGGTCGCGAGGGTTATGGATTTACAGTCAAAGATTCCAATGATTTGGGATTTGGTGGTCTTGCCTGCCATACTGTGGATTTAGGTGGAGCCAGTGTAGGTGGTGCCATCCAGCAGGCTCATACAATTGTCAAAGCCAATCCCTATGCGGTTGTCCTCGTAGCGGCCGCAGATGTTCCCAAATCCGTATTCAAACAAGTCTCTGACTTAAAACGACTCACTGCTACCGTCTGTCATAAAGATTGGGAAATGCCTTATGGAGCTACACTCATTGGTCTATATTCATTGTTATGTGAAAGAATGATGTTTGATACAGGAGTGACGAGTGAAGATTTGGAAGAAATCACAAAACACTTTCGTGGTTTAGCAGAAACCAATCCCCGTGCCTTCCAATACCAAAAACCACTGACAGAAAAACAATTAAAGAAACCCCTTTCTGGCGTTTATAGCACACCGATGATTGCCATTGTCACCGATCATGGATTTGCTACCCTCATCACTTCTGAAACCATGAAACAGAAGTTAATCGAAAATAAAATCATCAAAAAAGATGCAGAACATATTTATTTAGCAGGTTCTGGCCACAGTGCCCATGCAGAATACTTCATCCAAAAGAAAGACTTAAAAAGTCCAGCCGCCCTTGCTTGCGAAAGAGCCGTGGCTTCCTCTGGATGGAAACGTTCTGATATCGACTACGCTTGGATTTATGACTGTTTTACGGGAATGATCATTCATGAAGCAGGTTTGTATTTTGGAGTTTCACCCAAAGAAACAGCAACGGCACTCCGCAAAGGTAAAATCTCCAATGGAACCAAAGATATTCCGATCAACCTTGGTGGAGGAATTTTAAATTACCAAGCAGCTATGGCCCTTTCTGGTGCCACAGGACTCATTGACATTGTTAGTCAATATGGGCTTGCCGTTGATCCGATTCCAGAAAAACTAGAAAATCCACCTAATGTAAGTTTACTGGGAGGAAATGGAGGGATTGATAGTATTAATTCTGTTGTTATATTTTCCAAAGAAAAACCAAAATCGGAAGCAAAAGAACCACTCACTTTAAAACCATTGGAAGTCAATGTTCCTATGCCCAAAGTTGGAGAAAAGGCAACCATTCTCACAGCTAGTACCATCTATTTCAATCCCGGTGGGGAGAAAAAACCACCTTACCTCATTGTCTGCTCGACCAAAGAAAATGGAGAAATGGTTCTGACCAATCTTTTTAGTAAAGATGGATCAGAGATTGTATCGAAAGAAGGATTGGTACTAGGAAAATCAAAAATAGAATTCCAAGAGAAGGACGGAAAGATCCAAGCGATTTTACTCGAATAA
- a CDS encoding LIC_10450 family protein, which translates to MTPEKSKYNYIKIGSIAEIDPIKLSISQIQQRYIDKDNNRYALRFNKDTRRIEILKLVGNHFEVVPPSSLSASSETPKPSTNPVTATNSQTTTQISEGLKSNPILGKLVGSQTQTQPSPNEKQQESPKDKLGSSPEENLMREDVDLDIFDGEPPPPLPTKEPLSHDGLLNTPDLPSPKETEETVSEEPNLQVGADSDEKTAFQSIEDFIKLLSTYRERVTAIIRNLQSSRIFELTGDPSENKNIVGNFAREMESQVFESIDKMVDLHKEMTSYPRPITYYISKAPAEKREEMKFIESDKEKLNKLHLFEMQRHSDTIVKDFKKLSLQLLNILNLKNEIQVKQLQYANQLMYVDAKNASLYFAQDLDKTILDIEHWKQSK; encoded by the coding sequence GTGACCCCTGAAAAATCAAAATACAATTACATAAAAATTGGTTCCATTGCAGAAATTGATCCCATCAAATTATCAATTTCGCAAATCCAACAAAGATATATCGACAAAGATAACAATCGTTATGCACTCCGTTTTAACAAAGATACACGTAGAATCGAGATTTTAAAACTGGTTGGCAATCATTTTGAAGTGGTTCCGCCGTCTTCGCTTTCCGCTTCTTCGGAAACACCAAAACCTTCGACAAACCCGGTGACTGCCACAAACTCACAAACAACAACTCAGATCTCTGAAGGTTTGAAATCAAACCCCATATTAGGAAAGTTAGTTGGATCTCAAACACAAACACAACCTAGTCCTAATGAAAAACAGCAAGAATCGCCAAAAGATAAACTTGGTTCGTCCCCAGAAGAAAACCTAATGCGCGAAGACGTGGATTTGGATATATTTGATGGAGAACCACCACCACCCCTTCCCACCAAAGAACCACTTTCACATGACGGACTCCTCAATACTCCTGATTTGCCAAGTCCAAAAGAAACAGAAGAAACGGTAAGTGAAGAACCTAACCTACAAGTTGGAGCCGATTCCGATGAAAAAACTGCATTTCAAAGTATAGAAGACTTTATCAAATTATTATCCACTTATCGAGAACGAGTCACTGCCATCATTCGTAACTTACAATCTTCTCGAATCTTCGAACTGACAGGGGATCCTTCCGAAAATAAAAACATCGTTGGTAACTTTGCTCGTGAAATGGAATCACAGGTTTTCGAGTCCATCGATAAAATGGTCGACCTTCACAAAGAAATGACATCATATCCTCGTCCTATTACGTATTATATCTCAAAAGCACCTGCAGAAAAAAGAGAAGAAATGAAATTTATTGAATCGGATAAGGAAAAATTAAACAAACTCCACCTGTTTGAAATGCAAAGACATTCCGATACTATAGTGAAAGACTTCAAAAAACTAAGTTTGCAATTGTTGAATATATTGAACTTGAAAAATGAAATTCAGGTCAAACAATTACAATATGCAAATCAGTTAATGTACGTAGATGCAAAAAATGCATCTCTTTATTTTGCACAAGATTTGGATAAAACCATACTTGATATAGAGCACTGGAAACAATCGAAATGA
- the rpsT gene encoding 30S ribosomal protein S20 codes for MANLRSSKKDIRRTARRKERNGEDRTELRTYARLLLKAIKAGNKTEALTVFSKLASKLDRAAKTKLIHKKNADRKKSRMALRINAIETKAA; via the coding sequence TTGGCTAATTTAAGATCATCTAAAAAAGACATTCGTAGAACCGCTCGTAGAAAAGAGCGAAATGGTGAGGACCGCACTGAATTGCGCACTTATGCTCGCCTTCTTCTCAAAGCAATTAAAGCTGGAAACAAAACAGAAGCGCTCACTGTATTCTCCAAACTTGCTTCCAAGTTGGACAGAGCTGCAAAAACGAAATTAATTCATAAGAAAAATGCGGATCGTAAAAAGTCACGTATGGCTCTTCGTATCAACGCCATCGAAACAAAAGCCGCCTAA